In the Diorhabda carinulata isolate Delta chromosome 9, icDioCari1.1, whole genome shotgun sequence genome, one interval contains:
- the LOC130898031 gene encoding septin-7 produces MSANNVNAQVPTTQATATIKSRPNIMPSSYMYTSSSALLNRSSENKPTPPPTLPKYTSSFNAGSGLTRDRDKDSTGGSYRLSSLDRVAMRQKFMDQQNTNTTTTTTTAATNGSPQTNGSGDNMASATTIQSKREMFFTSSENNSHSISSTLTKDSNRLNKTPSLEKPVDTSLKSISPDSNRDDTSKESTPEIIKERPKPKELDGYVGFANLPNQVYRKAVKKGFEFTLMVVGESGLGKSTLINSIFLTDIYNSVDYPGPTQRLKKTVAVETTKVLLKENGVNLLLTVVDTPGFGDAVDNSNCWTPIIEFIESKYEDYLNSEARVTRKSMPDQRVHCCLYFIQPSGHGLKSLDIEFMKRLCDKVNIIPVIAKADTLTADECALFKKQILNEIAQNKIKIYEFPDTSEEDEEHKLNKSLKDRVPFAVVGANTVIEVDGKKIRGRKYPWGVAEVENLEHCDFIALRNMVIRTHLQDLKDVTNNVHYENYRCCKLAGLGVDGKPSRISNKNPLAQMDEEKREHDLKMKKMEAEMEQVFEMKVREKKQKLKDSETELTRRHEATKKTLEMQAKELEEKRRQFEAEKEAWEKENQVTIEDLRRRSLEGSRETVDGKKEKKKKGLF; encoded by the coding sequence ATGAGTGCCAATAATGTTAATGCTCAAGTCCCTACCACTCAAGCAACTGCCACAATCAAATCTAGACCAAACATAATGCCCAGTAGTTACATGTACACATCTAGTAGTGCTCTTTTGAATCGCAGTTCGGAAAATAAACCGACTCCTCCGCCTACACTTCCTAAATATACTTCGAGTTTTAACGCGGGTAGTGGTTTAACAAGAGATAGAGATAAGGACAGTACTGGTGGTTCCTATAGGCTCTCTAGTCTCGATCGAGTCGCGATGAGGCAAAAATTTATGGATCAGCAGAATACTAACACAACAACTACCACCACCACTGCAGCAACAAATGGTTCACCTCAAACTAACGGAAGTGGTGATAATATGGCATCGGCTACCACAATCCAAAGCAAACGTGAAATGTTTTTCACTTCATCAGAAAACAATTCTCATTCCATTTCAAGCACTTTGACAAAAGATTCAAACAGACTGAATAAAACTCCTTCACTGGAAAAACCGGTGGACACAtctttaaaatcaatttcacCAGATTCTAACAGAGATGATACAAGTAAAGAATCTACACCTGAAATTATCAAAGAACGTCCAAAGCCAAAGGAACTTGATGGTTATGTAGGTTTTGCTAACCTTCCAAATCAAGTTTATCGGAAAGCAGTTAAAAAAGGATTTGAATTTACCCTGATGGTTGTTGGTGAATCAGGTCTTGGCAAGTCAACATTaattaattccatatttttaactGATATTTATAATTCTGTTGATTATCCCGGTCCGACACAAAGACTTAAAAAAACAGTGGCAGTAGAAACAACAAAAGTGTTACTAAAAGAAAATGGTGTGAATCTTTTACTAACAGTAGTGGATACTCCAGGATTTGGTGATGCTGTAGATAATAGTAATTGTTGGACaccaataattgaatttatagaaaGTAAATATGAAGACTATTTGAATTCCGAAGCAAGAGTTACCAGAAAATCCATGCCTGACCAAAGGGTTCACTGCTGTTTATACTTTATTCAACCTTCAGGACATGGCCTAAAATCTCTAGATATAGAATTCATGAAAAGACTGTGTGACAAAGTCAACATAATTCCAGTTATAGCGAAAGCTGATACATTAACAGCTGATGAGTGTGCACtatttaaaaagcaaattttaaatgaaattgcTCAGAATAAAATTAAGATATACGAATTTCCAGATACATCCGAGGAAGATGAAGAACATAAGTTGAATAAATCTTTAAAGGATAGAGTGCCATTTGCTGTAGTAGGAGCGAACACTGTAATAGAAGTAGATGGTAAAAAAATTAGAGGTCGCAAATATCCTTGGGGTGTTGCTGAAGTTGAAAATCTAGAACATTGTGATTTCATAGCCTTGAGAAATATGGTTATTCGCACACATCTACAGGATTTAAAAGATGTAACTAATAATGTTCATTATGAAAACTATAGGTGTTGTAAATTAGCAGGCTTAGGTGTAGATGGTAAACCTTCCAGAATATCCAACAAAAATCCATTGGCACAGATGGATGAAGAAAAACGTGAACATgatttgaaaatgaagaaaatggaGGCTGAAATGGAACAGGTCTTTGAAATGAAAGTGcgagaaaagaaacaaaaactaaaagatAGTGAAACTGAATTGACAAGACGACATGAAGCCACTAAGAAAACTCTGGAAATGCAAGCTAAAGAACTTGAAGAAAAACGCAGACAGTTCGAAGCTGAAAAAGAAGCATGGGAAAAAGAGAATCAAGTTACCATCGAAGATTTGAGAAGAAGATCATTGGAAGGAAGCAGAGAAACTGTTGATgggaaaaaagaaaagaaaaagaagggACTTTTTTAA